CTTGCAACTTTTCCTTGTCGTAATCGCTGTCGGTGTTTTCGATTTCGCGGCGAATCTGTTCGACACGTCCTTCGATATCAGCTTTCTTACCAGCACCGCTGACGATGGTGGTACCTTCGCTGGTGATCCGAACTTGCTTGGCACGACCGAGGTCCGAGATCTTGACGCTTTCAAGATCGATGCCCAGGTCTTTGAAGATTGCCTTGCCGCCAGTCAGCACAGCGATGTCGCCCATGATGGCTTTGCGGCGATCGCCGTAACCGGGTGCCTTGACGGCACAAACCGACAAAATGCCACGCATCTTGTTGACGACCAAAGTCGCCAGGGCTTCGCTTTCGACGTCTTCAGCAATGATCAACAATGGCTTCTTGGCCTTGCTGATCGCTTCCAACAACGGAATCATTTTCTTGTTGCTGCTGATCTTTTCTTCGAACAACAAGATGTGACAGTCATCAAGTTCAACGCTGACGTCGTCTTGGTTGGTGACGAAGTGTGGCGACAAGAAACCACGATCAAACTGCATACCTTCGACAAAGTCGACGTAGGTTTCGTTCGATCGGCCTTCTTCGACGGTAATGACACCGTTCTTGCCAACTTTGGTGAACGCGTTGGCAAGCACTTCGCCGATTTCAGGATCGTTGTTACCAGCGATGGTTGCAACTTGCTTGATGTCGCTCTTGCTCTTTTCGTTGATCGGAGTCGACAACTTGGCAATTTGTGCACAAGCGACGTCAACAGCCTTTGCCATGCCACGCGTCAGCGCCATGGGGTCGGCGCCGGTTGCGATCATCTTGATGCCTTCGCGGAAAATCGCTTCGGCCAAAACGGTCGCGGTCGTGGTTCCGTCGCCAGCGACGTCGTTCGTCTTGCTGGCGGCTTCTTTGACCAGTTGAGCGCCCAAGTTTTCGAGCGGATCGTCCAGTTCAATATCTTCGGCGACAGTTACGCCGTCCTTGGTCACTTTGGGCGAGCCCCAGCCCTTGTCCAGCACTGCGTTACGGCCGCGTGGGCCGAGAGTGCTGCGGACGGCTCGCGCCAATTTGCTGACGCCGGCCAAAAGTGGGCCACGTGCGTCGTCGTCGAAAACGATTTGCTTTGCCACGACGTTAGTCTCCTGTGGTTCGTCGGTAAGTGATTTGTTGGTTGTTCTGTTAAGTGATCGGTGAATCGATCGATGGAAGGCCCCACGTAGCTGCAATGGTGGCAGTAAAAGGGACCGACGGCCTCCTTGTAAGCAACCCGTGTGCCGGAAGACTCAGATTGCGTCGCAAGTCACTACCAACAAAGCACTTAAAGCCGACCGGACAGACGGCTAACCGGCACCCTCGTGACAACTTGGCAGCACTAACCGAGAAACCGCCATAACGCCGCTGAGAATCCACGGAGACTCGTTTGCCGAGCCAGTTCCCAGAGGATCGGTGAGGCCCCCGAACCAACGCAGCACTGAAACTCTGTCTAATACCTGCCCACGGTTTCCTGCTCGGACACGGTATCGCTCGCCGGTACTTTGCCCCCTCTTTCTCTCTTTCTCGAAGGATCGCCCTATGTCGTCTTCTCACAAACCATCGGCCGCAGTTACCGCCGAACTCGATTGCTTCATGCAGGGTCTCGAGAAACGGAACCCGGGTGAAGTTGAATTCCACCAAGCCGTCCGCGAAGTCACCGAGTCGCTGATGCCGTTCATTTTGGAAAACCCCAAATATAAAGACGCGCAGATCCTGGAACGATTGACCGAACCCGACCGGATCATCATCTTTCGAGTCACTTGGGAAGACGACGCCGGAAACATCCGAGCCAACCGTGCATGGCGAGTCCAATTCAACAACTCAATCGGACCCTACAAAGGCGGAATGCGATTCCACCCCTCGGTTACCCAAAGCGTGCTGAAATTCCTGGGTTTTGAACAGATTTTCAAGAACAGCTTGACCGGCTTGCCGATGGGCGGCGCCAAGGGCGGGTCGAACTTCAACCCCAAAGGCAAGAGCGACCGCGAAGTGATGCGTTTTTGCCAGTCTCTGATGATCGAACTGCACCGGCACATCGGTGAAGACACTGACATCCCGGCGGGCGACATCGGCGTGGGCGGCCGCGAGATAAGTTTTCTGTTCGGGCAGTACAAACGACTGGCCAACAAATTTGTGGGCACATTGACGGGCAAAGGCCTGTCGTTCGGCGGCTCGCTCGTCCGCACCGAAGCAACAGGGTACGGCTGCGTTTATTTTTGCGAAAACATGTTCAACCGAATCGGTGACTCGATCAAAGGCAAAACCGTCGTCGTTTCGGGCAGCGGCAACGTGGCAATTTATGCCGCCGAAAAAGCTGCCGAGCTCGGCGGAAAGGTCGTCACGATGTCGGATTCCAGCGGCTTCATTCACGACCCGGACGGAATCGACGCTGAAAAGTTG
The DNA window shown above is from Rubripirellula reticaptiva and carries:
- the groL gene encoding chaperonin GroEL (60 kDa chaperone family; promotes refolding of misfolded polypeptides especially under stressful conditions; forms two stacked rings of heptamers to form a barrel-shaped 14mer; ends can be capped by GroES; misfolded proteins enter the barrel where they are refolded when GroES binds), translating into MAKQIVFDDDARGPLLAGVSKLARAVRSTLGPRGRNAVLDKGWGSPKVTKDGVTVAEDIELDDPLENLGAQLVKEAASKTNDVAGDGTTTATVLAEAIFREGIKMIATGADPMALTRGMAKAVDVACAQIAKLSTPINEKSKSDIKQVATIAGNNDPEIGEVLANAFTKVGKNGVITVEEGRSNETYVDFVEGMQFDRGFLSPHFVTNQDDVSVELDDCHILLFEEKISSNKKMIPLLEAISKAKKPLLIIAEDVESEALATLVVNKMRGILSVCAVKAPGYGDRRKAIMGDIAVLTGGKAIFKDLGIDLESVKISDLGRAKQVRITSEGTTIVSGAGKKADIEGRVEQIRREIENTDSDYDKEKLQERLAKLAGGVAQINVGAATETEMKERKALIDDARAATQAALEEGIVPGGGTALLRCRAAIDKLEKATEGDQKMGVRVIRNVLDQPLRAIANNAGLDGAVVVNRVLQMKGKTDGYDANAEVYCDLVAAGIVDPAKVVRTSLTNANSVASLLLTTNALVVDIPVEEEGGGDHHDHDHGMGGGMGGMDMGGMGGMGGMGGMM
- the gdhA gene encoding NADP-specific glutamate dehydrogenase, whose product is MSSSHKPSAAVTAELDCFMQGLEKRNPGEVEFHQAVREVTESLMPFILENPKYKDAQILERLTEPDRIIIFRVTWEDDAGNIRANRAWRVQFNNSIGPYKGGMRFHPSVTQSVLKFLGFEQIFKNSLTGLPMGGAKGGSNFNPKGKSDREVMRFCQSLMIELHRHIGEDTDIPAGDIGVGGREISFLFGQYKRLANKFVGTLTGKGLSFGGSLVRTEATGYGCVYFCENMFNRIGDSIKGKTVVVSGSGNVAIYAAEKAAELGGKVVTMSDSSGFIHDPDGIDAEKLAFIKDLKEVRRGRISEYSDKYASASFYADARPWSVAGEIALPCATQNELNLLEAQTLLKNGVLAVAEGANMPTELDAAYAFRDAGILFGPAKAANAGGVAVSGLEQSQNALRLSWSREEVDTKLKTIMKDIHEKCVKYGADGEHVDYIDGANLAGFVKIAEAMLAYGAV